In one window of Coralliovum pocilloporae DNA:
- a CDS encoding DUF294 nucleotidyltransferase-like domain-containing protein produces MTRQPNASAMPLAAIDAVVLGLQASDQDCREAEIIDLGLIPVSSDGLDEAEAFALSAAMEGVGSRPSFAEICDDILNRMDDKIWIGHRIGFDLAVLKRDMREKARQPWIQPRSLDVQLLAQAVDPECAGLSLTDLLSWLELEPVDEDALTALERARCIGRIFIALQPHLRRVDIRTLAEAEMACLQFDDILDDQKEEGWEEAVMAPPPLPEFSGGGDHLEPYAYSHRTTDVMSSPPLGIDGNRTLSDSMAVMVEEGVSSLFVRMHNEADTGDDEMGLDAHGIITERDVLRHVSDRQAAALAEPVKNLATYPLISIPQDAFVYRAVGRMTRHRLRHLAVVDERLNVVGALSARDLLRLRADGAAELGDEIDAADNESSLLKAWAKLPMVVESLLNVDIDPLHITNVISRELGALTRRAALLAERQIRDEGEGDPPCSYAIAVLGDAARGEMTLQVEQSHVIVYDNAASDEGADRYFAHLGDRLVRILDLVGVPRTASDLISSNKAGRGSVSDWRALVAAWLQASDDTSNLDLSVLLDMRPVHGASDLVTALLEQIRDEVSEGSGRIPVAIETADTVPGYSGRLKARDGRIELGRDGLDIISSTARILAFRHQVDSRSSVDRLQGLLDDNKGAEFGLYRLQSALGILSDVILRQQIRDVYAGIRPTRAARLKDLRRARQDRLLDVLKELASVRDLTETG; encoded by the coding sequence GTGACAAGACAGCCTAATGCAAGCGCAATGCCGTTGGCGGCAATTGACGCTGTCGTTCTTGGATTGCAGGCGTCCGATCAGGATTGTCGTGAAGCTGAAATCATTGATCTGGGGCTGATCCCTGTATCGTCAGACGGACTGGATGAAGCTGAGGCCTTCGCATTGTCTGCTGCAATGGAGGGTGTCGGATCCAGACCTTCATTCGCTGAAATCTGCGATGACATTCTGAACAGAATGGATGACAAAATCTGGATCGGACACCGGATTGGTTTTGACCTGGCTGTTCTGAAGCGTGATATGCGCGAGAAGGCGAGGCAGCCATGGATTCAGCCGCGATCGCTTGATGTGCAATTGCTGGCGCAGGCTGTTGATCCCGAATGTGCCGGTTTGTCTTTGACTGATCTTCTATCCTGGCTTGAGCTGGAGCCGGTTGATGAAGACGCACTGACCGCGCTTGAGCGTGCCCGCTGTATCGGTCGTATTTTTATTGCGTTGCAGCCGCATCTCCGGCGCGTGGATATCCGGACCCTTGCAGAAGCGGAGATGGCGTGCCTTCAGTTTGATGACATTCTCGATGATCAGAAAGAAGAGGGCTGGGAGGAAGCCGTGATGGCGCCACCACCTCTGCCGGAATTCAGCGGCGGCGGTGATCATCTGGAACCCTATGCCTATTCCCATCGCACCACTGATGTCATGTCCTCACCACCGCTTGGTATTGATGGCAACAGAACCCTGTCTGACAGTATGGCCGTGATGGTTGAGGAGGGCGTGTCATCCCTGTTCGTGCGCATGCATAACGAGGCGGATACAGGGGATGATGAAATGGGATTGGATGCCCATGGCATTATCACTGAGCGGGATGTGCTGAGGCACGTTTCGGACCGGCAGGCGGCAGCGCTTGCCGAACCGGTGAAAAACCTGGCCACATATCCGTTGATCTCCATTCCCCAGGACGCTTTCGTTTATCGTGCCGTCGGGCGCATGACCCGGCACAGGCTCAGGCATCTGGCGGTGGTCGATGAACGGCTGAATGTTGTCGGAGCTCTCTCAGCACGTGACCTCCTGCGCCTGCGGGCCGATGGGGCGGCAGAGCTGGGCGACGAAATTGATGCCGCTGATAATGAATCAAGTCTGCTGAAGGCCTGGGCCAAGCTGCCCATGGTGGTCGAAAGCCTTCTTAATGTGGATATTGATCCGCTGCATATCACCAATGTCATCAGTCGGGAGCTCGGTGCTCTGACCAGACGGGCTGCGCTGCTTGCAGAGCGTCAGATTCGTGATGAGGGTGAAGGCGATCCTCCCTGCAGCTATGCTATTGCTGTGCTCGGGGATGCAGCGCGCGGAGAGATGACACTTCAGGTCGAGCAGAGCCATGTGATCGTCTATGACAATGCTGCCTCCGATGAGGGTGCGGACCGCTACTTTGCGCATCTGGGTGATCGTCTTGTCCGTATTCTTGATCTGGTTGGTGTCCCGCGCACGGCTTCAGATCTCATCTCGTCAAACAAGGCTGGACGTGGTTCTGTTTCTGACTGGCGGGCTCTGGTTGCTGCCTGGCTGCAGGCTTCTGATGATACATCGAACCTTGACCTCTCCGTACTCCTGGATATGAGACCGGTCCATGGCGCGTCCGATCTGGTGACGGCATTGCTGGAACAGATCCGTGACGAGGTTTCCGAAGGATCCGGCCGTATTCCGGTTGCCATTGAGACAGCGGATACCGTTCCAGGTTATTCCGGTCGCCTGAAAGCCCGGGATGGTCGTATTGAACTTGGTCGGGATGGACTGGACATTATTTCCAGCACAGCCCGGATCCTGGCTTTCCGTCATCAGGTTGATTCCAGATCAAGCGTTGACCGCCTGCAGGGGCTGCTTGATGACAACAAAGGGGCCGAGTTCGGGCTCTATCGCCTGCAATCGGCTCTTGGGATTTTGTCAGACGTGATCCTGCGCCAGCAAATCCGGGACGTCTATGCGGGCATCCGGCCCACACGGGCTGCCCGTTTGAAAGATCTCCGCCGCGCCCGTCAGGATCGTCTGCTCGATGTCCTTAAGGAACTCGCGTCCGTCAGGGATCTCACCGAGACCGGTTAG
- a CDS encoding pyridoxal phosphate-dependent aminotransferase, with the protein MTFDLLASLRPASMSVPESGIVRLVNHGRTKEGLIPLWVGEGDMPTPAFISKAAHQSLEAGETFYTAQRGIPELREALADYHTRHFGRPFSSEEMFVVGSGMQALQIAVNMTAGDGDEVVIPSPAWPNMAAAVQIAGGTPVFCPMSLSNDGWSLDLDRLFGMVTEKTRALFINTPSNPTGWVAEQSDLEQILNFARQKGIWIIADEIYSRFYYGTARRAPSFHDIRKPGDQILFVNSFSKNWAMTGWRIGWMVADPSLGQVIENLVQYSTSGVPVFNQRGAVAALNEGEALAEQQIERAEAGRAIVDEAMALCPSARFVAPKGAFYGFISLDEVDDIEAIAFRLVDEANVGLAPGTAFGPGGETSLRLCFLRDADQLREGCRRLVQWLNSR; encoded by the coding sequence GTGACTTTTGATCTTTTGGCATCCCTGCGTCCGGCATCCATGTCGGTGCCGGAAAGCGGTATTGTTCGCCTGGTGAACCATGGCCGGACCAAAGAGGGACTGATTCCGCTCTGGGTTGGCGAGGGGGATATGCCGACCCCGGCATTTATCAGCAAGGCCGCTCACCAGTCGCTGGAGGCCGGCGAGACCTTTTATACGGCCCAGCGTGGCATCCCGGAATTGCGGGAAGCTCTGGCCGACTACCATACACGTCACTTCGGGCGGCCTTTCTCATCTGAAGAGATGTTCGTTGTCGGCTCCGGCATGCAGGCGCTGCAGATTGCTGTCAATATGACGGCTGGTGATGGTGATGAGGTGGTTATTCCGTCTCCGGCCTGGCCCAATATGGCGGCTGCAGTTCAGATCGCTGGCGGAACACCGGTCTTCTGTCCCATGTCCCTGAGCAATGATGGGTGGTCGCTGGATCTTGACCGCCTGTTCGGGATGGTCACCGAGAAGACCCGTGCGCTGTTCATCAACACACCATCCAACCCTACCGGCTGGGTGGCAGAGCAGTCTGATCTTGAACAGATCCTGAACTTCGCCCGCCAGAAGGGTATCTGGATCATTGCTGACGAGATCTACAGTCGTTTCTACTATGGAACAGCCCGTCGGGCACCGTCCTTCCATGACATTCGAAAGCCGGGTGATCAGATCCTGTTTGTGAACAGCTTCTCCAAGAACTGGGCAATGACCGGATGGCGTATAGGCTGGATGGTTGCTGATCCGTCTCTGGGGCAGGTGATCGAAAATCTGGTTCAGTACTCCACATCAGGCGTGCCGGTTTTCAACCAAAGGGGCGCGGTTGCAGCGCTGAACGAAGGCGAGGCCCTTGCTGAGCAGCAGATTGAGAGGGCAGAAGCCGGGCGGGCTATTGTCGACGAGGCGATGGCCTTGTGTCCGTCTGCCCGGTTTGTTGCTCCAAAGGGTGCGTTTTACGGGTTCATATCTCTGGACGAGGTTGATGACATCGAGGCGATCGCCTTCAGGCTGGTTGATGAGGCCAATGTGGGTCTGGCGCCCGGCACGGCGTTCGGCCCGGGTGGTGAGACATCATTGCGTCTGTGTTTCCTCAGGGATGCTGACCAGCTTCGGGAAGGCTGTAGACGTCTGGTCCAATGGCTGAACAGTCGCTGA
- a CDS encoding PAS domain-containing sensor histidine kinase, whose translation MTEPDMLIDPRLGSVLDTAVDGIVVIDQIGSILMFNKACEILFGYQADEVLGKNVKCLMPPVFSREHDHYISHYQETGEKKIIGIGREVQGQHKDGTIFPLELSVGEANVEGGRQYIGIIRDLRPRKEAEDKLEELQAKLVHMARVSALDEMGAAIAHEVNQPLTALLLYLQALNRAIDQREGSLPENGAEILQKAEREARRAGGIVDRLRRFGERHKPGWERVAPITLMEDALELILIGKRAGDITIIRDYEATLPEVAVDPVQIQQVLVNILRNAVDALRDRPERRIRLKISRLDRMLGIRIEDTGPGISEAVRADLFKTFATGGKGMGLGLAISRSIAQNHGGDLTIVDSEVENGAAFLLQIPVGQEADQP comes from the coding sequence ATGACTGAACCTGATATGTTGATTGATCCCCGCCTGGGATCAGTGCTCGATACTGCTGTAGACGGTATTGTGGTTATTGATCAGATTGGCTCTATTCTGATGTTCAACAAGGCGTGCGAGATCCTGTTCGGGTATCAGGCCGATGAGGTGCTCGGAAAGAACGTCAAATGTCTGATGCCTCCGGTCTTCTCCCGTGAGCATGACCATTACATCTCCCATTATCAGGAAACTGGTGAGAAGAAGATTATCGGTATCGGGCGTGAGGTTCAGGGGCAGCACAAGGATGGCACCATCTTTCCACTGGAGTTGTCGGTGGGTGAGGCCAATGTGGAAGGCGGCCGTCAGTATATCGGCATTATCCGGGATCTGCGTCCTCGAAAGGAAGCGGAAGACAAGCTCGAGGAACTGCAGGCAAAGCTCGTCCACATGGCTCGTGTCAGCGCGCTGGACGAGATGGGAGCAGCCATCGCCCATGAGGTGAACCAGCCACTGACCGCACTTCTGCTCTATCTGCAGGCCTTGAACCGGGCCATTGACCAGCGAGAGGGTTCTCTGCCGGAAAATGGTGCGGAAATTCTTCAGAAAGCCGAGCGTGAAGCGCGGCGGGCCGGAGGCATCGTCGATCGCCTGCGCCGGTTCGGGGAGCGCCACAAGCCGGGCTGGGAACGTGTGGCGCCCATTACCCTGATGGAAGATGCACTTGAGCTGATCCTGATCGGCAAGCGGGCAGGCGATATAACGATTATACGCGATTATGAAGCGACCTTGCCCGAGGTCGCAGTTGATCCGGTCCAGATCCAGCAGGTGCTTGTCAATATTCTGCGTAATGCGGTTGATGCTCTGCGGGACAGACCGGAGCGGCGCATCCGGCTGAAAATCAGCCGACTTGATCGTATGCTCGGTATCAGAATTGAAGATACCGGTCCCGGTATTTCAGAGGCAGTGCGAGCAGATTTGTTCAAAACTTTCGCCACAGGGGGCAAAGGGATGGGATTAGGTCTGGCAATTTCGCGCTCAATTGCGCAAAATCATGGCGGCGATCTGACTATTGTGGATTCTGAGGTGGAAAATGGGGCTGCATTCCTCCTTCAGATCCCTGTCGGACAAGAAGCGGATCAGCCTTGA
- a CDS encoding response regulator transcription factor, with the protein MSDRLIHIVDDDLSVCDALKIVFELDGFEAEAFTDGEQFLKAQAERRPDCVILDVHMPGRSGIDILNVLNAPGYQAPIFIISGQGDIPMAVAAMKHGATDFIEKPFDATDVVNRIRAAIETRREESLTADLKGAFPGSDKLTQRELDVVEAITDGLSNREAGEKLSISPRTVEVHRARIMDKLGARNAADLVRIVLSR; encoded by the coding sequence ATGTCTGATCGGCTGATCCATATTGTTGATGATGATCTGTCTGTTTGTGATGCCCTCAAAATCGTGTTCGAGCTGGACGGGTTCGAAGCTGAGGCTTTTACGGATGGAGAGCAGTTTCTGAAAGCACAGGCGGAGCGACGTCCTGATTGTGTCATTCTGGATGTGCATATGCCGGGCCGGTCAGGGATCGATATTCTCAACGTCCTCAATGCACCGGGTTATCAGGCTCCGATTTTCATCATTTCGGGGCAGGGTGATATCCCCATGGCTGTGGCGGCCATGAAGCACGGTGCCACCGATTTCATCGAGAAACCGTTTGACGCCACCGATGTGGTCAACCGTATCCGGGCCGCGATCGAGACCAGACGCGAGGAAAGCCTGACTGCGGATCTGAAGGGCGCATTTCCCGGCAGTGACAAGCTGACCCAGCGTGAGCTTGATGTGGTGGAAGCGATCACGGACGGTCTGTCGAACCGGGAAGCTGGCGAAAAGCTCTCGATTTCCCCACGCACAGTCGAAGTGCACAGGGCCCGTATCATGGATAAACTGGGTGCGCGCAACGCCGCTGATCTGGTGCGGATCGTTCTGTCGAGATAA
- a CDS encoding arsenate reductase family protein → MKFYGLKTCDTCRKAFKALTAAGHAPDYVDVRADGVSADSLSVFLDAFGAEALINRKSTTWRGLDDAERAQDPLTLLQANPTLMKRPVIETDTGRYLGWGKDVQDVLL, encoded by the coding sequence ATGAAATTCTACGGGCTGAAGACATGTGACACCTGCCGCAAGGCGTTCAAGGCTCTGACGGCTGCTGGCCATGCACCGGACTATGTGGATGTGCGTGCTGATGGCGTGTCTGCCGACAGTCTCTCAGTCTTTCTTGATGCCTTTGGCGCAGAGGCCCTGATCAACCGCAAGTCAACCACATGGCGCGGGCTGGATGATGCCGAGCGGGCTCAGGATCCGTTGACCCTGCTGCAGGCAAACCCGACCTTGATGAAACGACCTGTCATTGAAACCGACACAGGCCGATATCTGGGTTGGGGCAAGGATGTCCAGGACGTTCTTTTATAG
- the ubiV gene encoding ubiquinone anaerobic biosynthesis protein UbiV — protein sequence MDLKDCTLTLGPVLFNWTAELWRDFYFEIADEAPVSTVYLGEAVCSKRAPLFDKVLTPVVERLEAAGKELVFSSLSEVTSTIDRKLIRRVAESDGLLIEANDISALSYLDGRPHHIGPFINCYNEDALHIFADGGATSICLPTEMPKSGLRVMAAEAATRGVSLELQIFGRVPLALSARCYHARAHNRTKDSCLFVCDEDPDGMVLKTLDDKPFLTINGIQTMSYTCLNMADSLTELAEMGIGRFRLSPHSAGTVDVAQTFRSLMDGALDADEAHVMLKASSLDVPFSNGFYHQRPGVEWQVPTPAST from the coding sequence ATGGATCTCAAAGATTGCACATTGACGCTGGGGCCGGTTCTGTTCAACTGGACCGCAGAACTGTGGCGGGATTTCTATTTCGAGATTGCCGATGAGGCTCCGGTCTCGACTGTTTATCTGGGCGAGGCTGTCTGTTCCAAGCGTGCACCCCTTTTCGACAAGGTTCTCACGCCGGTTGTCGAGCGGCTTGAGGCTGCAGGCAAGGAGCTTGTCTTTTCCAGCCTGTCGGAGGTTACCAGCACCATTGATCGCAAACTGATCCGGCGTGTGGCAGAGAGTGATGGTCTGCTGATTGAGGCCAATGACATCTCGGCCCTGTCCTATCTGGACGGCAGACCTCATCACATTGGCCCCTTTATCAACTGCTATAATGAGGACGCGCTCCATATCTTTGCGGATGGCGGAGCGACCTCCATCTGCCTGCCAACGGAGATGCCAAAGAGCGGCTTGCGCGTCATGGCGGCGGAGGCCGCAACCCGAGGCGTTTCGCTGGAACTTCAGATCTTCGGGCGGGTACCACTGGCGCTTTCCGCCCGCTGTTATCATGCTCGGGCCCATAACCGCACCAAGGACAGTTGCCTGTTTGTCTGTGATGAAGACCCTGACGGCATGGTGCTGAAGACGCTGGACGACAAGCCTTTCCTGACCATCAACGGCATTCAGACTATGTCTTACACCTGCTTGAATATGGCCGATTCACTGACCGAGCTTGCAGAAATGGGAATTGGCCGGTTCCGCCTGTCTCCTCACAGCGCGGGCACGGTGGATGTGGCACAGACATTCCGCTCCCTGATGGACGGGGCACTTGATGCAGACGAGGCCCATGTCATGCTGAAGGCTTCAAGCCTTGATGTGCCCTTTTCAAATGGCTTTTATCACCAGCGGCCAGGGGTTGAATGGCAGGTTCCGACCCCGGCCAGCACCTAG
- the ubiU gene encoding ubiquinone anaerobic biosynthesis protein UbiU: MSNMPFSSMTKPELVCPAGTPAGLRTAVDAGADAVYCGFQGPTNARNFPGLNFTPRQMADAVIYARDRGAKVLAAINSFPTAGRTEIWKKATDDAVACGVDAVIVADIGMARYLMQTHPHQRVHLSVQAGASSAEAIRYWCEKFNIKRVVLPRILTVSEIKAVHDEIPCEIEAFVFGNIGMMAEGRCSLTNYVTGSSTNMDGVCSPAHHVHYDEDDDGTLTSRLGDTVIDQFACGETAGYPTICKGRYSTGPKDNFYAFEEPVSLNLTHLLPDLMKAGVTALKIEGRQRSRAYVRSVVSAFRDAVDGYARGDVPDVSHLLALTEGHRETQGAFRSKTWR; this comes from the coding sequence ATGAGCAATATGCCTTTTTCCTCCATGACAAAGCCGGAACTGGTCTGCCCGGCGGGTACACCGGCAGGACTCCGCACCGCCGTTGATGCGGGTGCGGACGCTGTCTATTGCGGCTTTCAGGGGCCAACCAACGCCCGGAATTTCCCCGGCCTCAACTTTACCCCGAGGCAGATGGCGGATGCGGTGATCTATGCCCGCGACCGGGGCGCAAAGGTGCTGGCGGCGATCAATTCCTTCCCTACAGCCGGGCGGACCGAGATCTGGAAAAAGGCTACTGATGACGCGGTTGCCTGCGGCGTGGACGCGGTGATCGTGGCGGATATCGGCATGGCCCGATATCTGATGCAGACCCATCCCCATCAGCGTGTGCATCTATCGGTTCAGGCCGGGGCTTCCTCGGCGGAGGCAATCCGCTACTGGTGCGAGAAGTTCAACATCAAGCGGGTGGTTCTGCCGCGCATTCTGACGGTTTCCGAGATCAAGGCCGTTCACGATGAAATTCCCTGCGAGATCGAGGCTTTCGTCTTTGGCAATATCGGCATGATGGCCGAAGGGCGCTGCTCGCTGACCAATTATGTCACCGGCTCCTCCACCAATATGGACGGGGTCTGCTCTCCGGCCCACCACGTCCACTATGACGAGGATGATGATGGTACGTTGACCTCCCGCCTGGGCGACACGGTAATTGACCAGTTCGCCTGCGGTGAGACGGCCGGTTACCCGACCATCTGCAAGGGGCGCTATTCGACCGGTCCCAAGGACAATTTCTACGCTTTCGAGGAGCCGGTCAGCCTCAACCTCACCCACCTTCTGCCAGACCTGATGAAGGCCGGGGTCACAGCACTGAAGATTGAAGGCCGCCAGCGATCCCGCGCTTACGTCCGGTCTGTGGTTTCCGCCTTCCGCGATGCGGTGGACGGGTATGCCCGTGGCGATGTGCCCGATGTAAGCCATCTGCTGGCCCTGACCGAAGGCCACCGCGAAACCCAGGGCGCATTCCGCTCAAAAACCTGGCGTTAA
- the ubiT gene encoding ubiquinone anaerobic biosynthesis accessory factor UbiT: MLSERDTHAAGTDGLSGQAEASHRLQPPLPLFLVQPLLRHIVTTVGRNHPDLFDRLGTSQDKRFLIDPKGLPLTLLLEPRSAAPRLTAYGRRDRPAHDVHISGSLGTLLRMIDGETDSDALFFNRDLLITGDTEAVVALRNALDDMDSTLAQDVIACFGPLAKPVKAIMDYAARSGSPSR; this comes from the coding sequence ATGTTGAGCGAGAGAGACACACACGCTGCGGGGACAGACGGGTTATCAGGACAGGCAGAGGCGAGCCATCGTCTGCAGCCGCCCTTGCCCCTGTTTCTGGTGCAGCCGCTTCTGCGCCATATCGTGACAACGGTGGGTCGCAATCACCCTGATCTGTTTGACCGGCTGGGCACAAGCCAGGACAAGCGCTTTCTGATCGACCCGAAAGGTCTGCCCCTCACCCTGCTTCTGGAACCGCGTTCGGCAGCCCCGCGGCTGACAGCCTACGGGCGCCGGGACAGGCCCGCCCATGATGTGCATATCTCGGGCTCACTCGGCACCCTTCTGCGGATGATTGATGGCGAGACCGACAGTGACGCGCTGTTCTTCAACCGCGATTTGCTGATTACCGGAGATACAGAGGCCGTGGTTGCCCTGCGCAATGCGCTGGACGATATGGATTCAACCCTGGCGCAGGATGTGATTGCCTGTTTCGGACCGCTGGCAAAGCCGGTCAAGGCCATCATGGATTATGCCGCCAGAAGCGGGAGCCCTTCCAGATGA